In Acipenser ruthenus chromosome 58, fAciRut3.2 maternal haplotype, whole genome shotgun sequence, a genomic segment contains:
- the LOC117972210 gene encoding leukotriene B4 receptor 1-like: MNISSSPFPSLTSRPPSSSSSLGSSEIVGTLFLGLAFVLGFPGNLFVVWTVLCRVACHSVTCLLVLNLAVADTLVLLSAPFFIRYLVGGRGWEFGSSFCKLVHYLCSVNMYASIFQITAMSLDRFLAVSRPFLSQQLRTKRALLKILLLIWSLALLFAIPMPFYRRVSLKGGLEYCIPFHSDPKHMVFQYLMEILSFVVPFSIILFSSLYIFRKLRNTVFENKSKQIILPVVIAFSVFWMPYHIVNLIQVSGALAGEKSMNNSLLGAAETARPYVTAFAFFSSSVNPVLYAFIGRSYIRSDGINFIAIMLEQTNSELQGSRL; encoded by the exons ATGAACATCTCCTCTTCTCCCTTCCCCTCCCTCACCTCTcgccctccctcctcctcctcctcccttggCTCCTCTGAGATAGTGGGCACTCTCTTCCTGGGCTTGGCGTTTGTTCTGGGTTTCCCAGGGAACCTGTTTGTGGTGTGGACGGTGCTGTGCCGTGTGGCTTGTCACTCAGTCACCTGCCTGCTGGTGTTGAATCTGGCCGTGGCCGACACCCTGGTCCTGCTCAGCGCTCCCTTCTTCATACGCTACTTGGTCGGGGGACGGGGATGGGAGTTTGGCTCGTCCTTCTGCAAGCTGGTTCATTACCTCTGCAGTGTCAACATGTACGCCTCCATCTTCCAGATAACCGCCATGAGCCTCGACCGCTTCCTGGCTGTGTCCCGCCCCTTCCTGTCTCAGCAGCTTCGCACCAAGAGGGCCCTGCTGAAGATCCTGCTGCTCATCTGGAGCCTGGCCTTGCTCTTTGCCATCCCCATGCCCTTCTACCGCAG AGTTTCCCTGAAAGGTGGGCTGGAATACTGCATACCATTCCACAGTGATCCAAAGCACATGGTTTTCCAATACCTGATGGAGATCTTAAGTTTCGTGGTTCCGTTTTCCATTATCCTCTTCTCATCTCTCTACATTTTCAGGAAATTGAGAAACACCGTGTTTGAGAATAAAAGCAAACAGATAATCCTTCCCGTTGTGATCGCTTTCTCTGTCTTCTGGATGCCCTACCACATCGTGAACCTGATCCAGGTTTCAGGAGCCTTAGCTGGGGAAAAATCAATGAACAACTCTCTCCTTGGAGCTGCCGAAACTGCCAGGCCCTACGTGACGGCTTTTGCTTTCTTCAGCAGCAGCGTCAACCCAGTTCTCTACGCCTTCATTGGGAGGTCCTACATCCGCTCGGACGGCATCAATTTCATAGCTATCATGCTGGAACAAACTAATTCTGAATTGCAGGGCTCAAGGTTATAA
- the LOC117407730 gene encoding leukotriene B4 receptor 1-like: protein MNTSSSPFPSLTSRPPSSSSLSSSEIVGTLFLGLAFVLGFPGNLFVVWTVLCRVARRSVTCLLVLNLAAADALVLLSAPFFIRYLVGGRGWEFGSSFCKLVHYLCSVNMYASIFLIAAMSLDRFLAVSRPFLSQQLRTKRALLKILLLIWSLAFLFAIPMPFYRRVSLKGGLEYCIPFHSDPKHMVFQYLMEILSFLVPFSIILFSSLYIFRKLRNTVFENKSKQIILPVVVAFSVFWMPYHIVNLIQVSGALAGEKSMNNSLLGAAETARPYVTAFAFFSSSVNPVLYAFIGRSYIRSDGINFIAIMLEQTNSELQGSRL, encoded by the exons ATGAACACCTCCTCTTCTCCCTTCCCCTCCCTCACCTCTcgccctccctcctcctcctccctgagcTCCTCTGAGATAGTGGGCACTCTCTTCCTGGGCTTGGCGTTTGTTCTGGGTTTCCCAGGGAACCTGTTTGTGGTGTGGACGGTGCTGTGCCGTGTGGCTCGTCGCTCAGTCACCTGCCTGCTGGTGTTGAATCTGGCCGCGGCCGACGCCCTGGTCCTGCTCAGCGCTCCCTTCTTCATACGCTACTTGGTCGGGGGACGGGGATGGGAGTTTGGCTCGTCCTTCTGCAAGCTGGTTCATTACCTCTGCAGCGTCAACATGTACGCCTCCATCTTCCTCATCGCCGCCATGAGCCTCGACCGCTTCCTGGCTGTGTCCCGCCCCTTCCTGTCTCAGCAGCTTCGCACCAAGAGGGCTCTACTGAAGATCCTGCTGCTCATCTGGAGCCTGGCCTTCCTCTTTGCCATCCCCATGCCCTTCTACCGCAG AGTTTCCCTGAAAGGTGGGCTGGAATACTGCATACCATTCCACAGTGATCCAAAGCACATGGTTTTCCAATACCTGATGGAGATCTTAAGTTTCCTGGTTCCGTTTTCCATTATCCTCTTCTCGTCTCTTTACATTTTCAGGAAATTAAGAAACACCGTGTTTGAGAATAAAAGCAAACAGATAATCCTTCCCGTTGTGGTTGCTTTCTCTGTCTTTTGGATGCCCTACCACATCGTGAACCTGATCCAGGTTTCAGGAGCCTTAGCTGGGGAAAAATCAATGAACAACTCCCTCCTTGGAGCTGCCGAAACTGCCAGGCCCTACGTGACGGCTTTTGCTTTCTTCAGCAGCAGCGTCAACCCAGTTCTCTACGCCTTCATTGGGAGGTCCTACATCCGCTCGGACGGCATCAATTTCATAGCTATCATGCTGGAACAAACTAATTCTGAATTGCAGGGCTCAAGGTTATAA